The Agelaius phoeniceus isolate bAgePho1 chromosome 4, bAgePho1.hap1, whole genome shotgun sequence genome includes a region encoding these proteins:
- the LOC143693870 gene encoding uncharacterized protein LOC143693870: MGTSEVAVEEVLPALLSVIEEQPPYGGFLCSGDNEAVLALAATLVLWRIASMPEWHYAILLHSPRLLVALLLQIVTTTEQRPEDVETQRFWRACREEHGLPSEPNRCQSPCPSHALAARASAPRAGGIRGLYQHLVELLAHPDAEMVGMSLSVLTHVLQDKDLEIPSTAALKLAESLLPHFEKLFGRAGGRGEVWCDAAASLAGGSAASCPGASRAPASPGLGTGSRLPCDSPGLWCHLRLSAALQASREALRCAARFLRRRDLQEPLRKKRRMKFAESLLLQDESRAAEHLRWALPHLRSPQRPLREAAVRFLGVAGVLMMGQKEELKVLSQALQALREDESPSSMNTWIQMKFERRSAELRLSPGPDVPVPASFDDFQLGPPAAPGTALAALS; this comes from the exons ATGGGCACCTCAGAGGTAGCCGTGGAGGAGGtgcttccagctctgctctctgtgatAGAGGAGCAGCCACCGTACGGCGGCTTCCTCTGCAGCGGGGACAACGAGGccgtccttgccctggct gcaactctggtgctgtGGAGGATTGCAAGCATGCCCGAGTGGCACTACGCAATCCTCCTTCATTCTCCACGCCTGTTGGTGGCTCTGCTCTTGCAAATTGTCACCACCACGGAGCAGAGGCCAGAGGACGTGGAGACCCAGCGCTTCTGGAGAGCGTGCCGGGAGGAACACGGCCTTCCCAGCGAGCCCAACAGGTGCCAGTCGCCCTGTCCTTCCCACGCCCTTGcggccagggccagtgctcccaga GCCGGAGGAATACGAGGCCTCTATCAACAcctggtggagctgctggcccaTCCAGATGCAGAGATGGTCGGGATgagcctctctgtgctcacgCATGTGCTCCAGGACAAAGACCTCGAGATACCCAGCACCGCCGCCCTGAAGCTGGCTGagtccctgctgccacacttTGAGAAG ctcTTCG GACGTGCAGGTGGCCGAGGTGAGGTTTGGTGTGATGCTGCCGCATCCCTGGCCGGGGGCTCGGCCGCCTCCTGCCCCGGCGCCTCGcgggctccagcctcccctggccttggcacagggagccGGCTCCCGTGTGACTcacctgggctctggtgccacctgcggctctctgctgctctgcaggcgtCTCGCGAAGCCCTGCGTTGTGCCGCCCGCTTCCTGAGGAGGAGGGATCTCCAGGAGCCGCTGAGGAAGAAGCGGCGGATGAAGTTCGCCGAGAGCCTG ctgctgcaggacgagagccgagcggccgagcacctgcgctgGGCCCTGCCgcacctgcggagcccacagagGCCCCtacgagaggcggccgtcaggttccTCG GGGTGGCCGGAGTGCTCAtgatggggcagaaggaggagctcAAGGTCCTCAGTCAGG ctcttcaagccctCAGGGAAGACGAGAGCCCATCCTCCATGAACACATGGATTCAGATGAAATTCGaaagaagatctgcagaacttcGTTTGTCTCCTGGACCAGATGTACCTGTACCGGCCTCCTTCGATGATTTCCAGTTGGGAccgcctgcagctccaggcacggctctggctgctctcagctga
- the LOC143693871 gene encoding uncharacterized protein LOC143693871 produces MGTSEVAVEEVLPALLSVIEEQPPYGGFLCSGDNEAVLALAATLVLWRIASMPEWHYAILLHSPRLLVALLLQIVTTTEQRPEDVETQRFWRACREEHGLPSEPNRCQSPCPSHALAARASAPRAGGIRGLYQHLVELLAHPDAEMVGMSLSVLTHVLQDKDLEIPSTAALKLAESLLPHFEKLFGRAGGRGEVWCDAAASLAGGSAASCPGASRAPASPGLGTGSRLPCDSPGLWCHLRLSAALQASREALRCAARFLRRRDLQEPLRKKRRMKFAESLLLQDESRAAEHLRWALPHLRSPQRPLREAAVRFLGVAGVLMMGQKEELKVLSQALQALREDESPSSMNTWIQMKFERRSAELRLSPGPDVPVAASFDDFQLGPPAAPGTALAALS; encoded by the exons ATGGGCACCTCAGAGGTAGCCGTGGAGGAGGtgcttccagctctgctctctgtgatAGAGGAGCAGCCACCGTACGGCGGCTTCCTCTGCAGCGGGGACAACGAGGccgtccttgccctggct gcaactctggtgctgtGGAGGATTGCAAGCATGCCCGAGTGGCACTACGCAATCCTCCTTCATTCTCCACGCCTGTTGGTGGCTCTGCTTTTGCAAATTGTCACCACCACGGAGCAGAGGCCAGAGGACGTGGAGACCCAGCGCTTCTGGAGAGCGTGCCGGGAGGAACACGGCCTTCCCAGCGAGCCCAACAGGTGCCAGTCGCCCTGTCCTTCCCACGCCCTTGcggccagggccagtgctcccaga GCCGGAGGAATACGAGGCCTCTATCAACAcctggtggagctgctggcccaTCCAGATGCAGAGATGGTCGGGATgagcctctctgtgctcacgCATGTGCTCCAGGACAAAGACCTCGAGATACCCAGCACCGCCGCCCTGAAGCTGGCTGagtccctgctgccacacttTGAGAAG ctcTTCG GACGTGCAGGTGGCCGAGGTGAGGTTTGGTGTGATGCTGCCGCATCCCTGGCCGGGGGCTCGGCCGCCTCCTGCCCCGGCGCCTCGcgggctccagcctcccctggccttggcacagggagccGGCTCCCGTGTGACTcacctgggctctggtgccacctgcggctctctgctgctctgcaggcgtCTCGCGAAGCCCTGCGTTGTGCCGCCCGCTTCCTGAGGAGGAGGGATCTCCAGGAGCCGCTGAGGAAGAAGCGGCGGATGAAGTTCGCCGAGAGCCTG ctgctgcaggacgagagccgagcggccgagcacctgcgctgGGCCCTGCCgcacctgcggagcccacagagGCCCCtacgagaggcggccgtcaggttccTCG GGGTGGCCGGAGTGCTCAtgatggggcagaaggaggagctcAAGGTCCTCAGTCAGG ctcttcaagccctCAGGGAAGACGAGAGCCCATCCTCCATGAACACATGGATTCAGATGAAATTCGaaagaagatctgcagaacttcGTTTGTCTCCTGGACCAGATGTACCTGTAGCGGCCTCCTTCGATGATTTCCAGTTGGGAccgcctgcagctccaggcacagctctggctgctctcagctga